The following DNA comes from Salvia splendens isolate huo1 unplaced genomic scaffold, SspV2 ctg267, whole genome shotgun sequence.
TCAGTGGGTCCTTAAAAGATACCAGGCTTCCGAGTGGCGGAACTGATCAAGTTGTATTCTTTGTTGAGTAAGAGATCAACTTAACTTAGAGCCTTACTTTTCTTATGCCTGGTTTTTATAGCTTGCACTGCAGCCAAAAAGACGGGGCTCTTATATTCGGTTAGGGAGTGACGGGTGAAGTTTAACGGCCAACTTCCATTACATTACTTGACTCTCGTACCACGGGTTCGATTCCGGATCCCTTGCTAAGGAAAGGACCGGGCAGATATTATGTATAAATGGTAGGTAGACTGGCGGCTACCCACTTGTAACTTTAGGGAATCTGGCCTGTCAGTATACATTAGTTGCGTTGAAAGACTCCTCCTGCCGAGGAGAAGGTAAGGAGACTACTACTAGCGATACCAAGCCAAGGTTGAAAGAGAAAAAGAACAGGCAGCTGGTGAACCATACCGAGCTAAAGCAAGGTACGACGCTATCAAGCTTTGTTAGTACTCGACTGAAAGGGGAGGTTTTTTGCCCTTGAGACCTCGTAAACTACTTAGTCTTCTGGACAAAGAGAAAGCACAACAACCTTGATCTGCGGCTTTGAACCGATTGGAGGGAGTTCTAACGATCGTAGCGTAGGCCAAGCTGGGAACTCAATGAGACTTTCCAGCTAGGGATGGTGGGTTTAGTCCCTATCTCTCCTCCTTAAGAGCCCTTAACGCATTCCATAACTGAATGAGCTTCCCCGGAGTCAAAGTCCGTGGACTACAACGCTGATCAATCCAACGAAATAATCCCGGCTAGGCATCAGGCTCGATTCTCGGGATCACTAATCACTAACAGAATCGGAAAGAAGGAGAATGTCCttactaaaaactaaaaacaaagaAAGTCGGATACTTTCAAGGAAATGGGATTCATTCGTATTCTTAACCTAAGGATAGCGAAAGAAAGAACAAGGGAGGCCTCATTCCATTAAGCAAGTCCCCGAGCTAAGAGCAGGGCGGATGAAGTCGACAAATCTAAGGGTAAGGCCCTTTGCTTTTACTTTTAGTATCTACTTTCTCTCCGGGCCAGTCCTAAAAGCCCATCAAATTAAAGTCCGCCTTTCCCTTCCCTCAAGAGCTAAATCGACTGCGGATCTTAGCAGCATCGCTTATTCCTCCATCTTCTTAAATAGAAAGAGCATCGGAGTCGTTCACAAGAACTGACTCTTCTCTTTCTCGCTTTCTAGGTTTCGAAAGAGAAGTGCTTAAATTAAGCAGAAGTGATCAACGAAGACCTAATATATAAAGCACTGCTGCCATTTCCTTTGCTATCTTTCAGTCCTAAAGTGAAAGTCAATCAAGAGGGTAAAGTAAACTCGATCTATCTTTCCGCCCGAACTTCTCACCTGGTATGTCCTGTATGCCCTACCAGGGGAATCCTGGAGTTACTGAAGGATATTCTGATTCAAGCTCTGAACAAAAGCTCATGAACAAAAGCTTCATTCTTTTCTTGTACCCTCATCGGCATCTCCTTACGCTGATTCAATAGCAACTGGATTGTGAACAAGAGCACGTGAAAGCTCGCTACTGGTTCTGTTCTGTCATACTCTATTCTAGTTCTTTTTTCTACTCTCGAGTTACCTTTCGAGCAGACTCAGAAAAAGAAGAAGCCCACGAAAGCGGTAAGCAGCTActtcttctgcttcttcggTTGTTGCCACCTAATTAGCTACGATCAATGAAAATATCGTAATATAAGAAAGCTGTGCCACGAACAGCGCTTTGCCCCTTCTATTTATATAAGCTGCACTACGCCGAATGATAAAGATTTCCTGCTCCCATCTATTTGTTGTGGGGCATCCCATGCTTTCTGTTGGTCAACAACCAACAAGCAAACCTTATCTATTGTTTACTCGTACAGGCTTGACGGAGTTAAGCTGTCTGGAGGGAAtcctttttaaaaaatcaatcatGCCTCAACTGGATAAATTCACTTATTTTACACAATTCTTCTGGTTATGCCTTTTTCTTCTTTACTTTCTATATAAAAATATGCAATGATGGAGATGGAGTACTTGGGATCAGCCGAATTCTAAAACTACGGAACCAACTCCTTTCACAACGGGGAAAGAAGATCTGGAGCAAGGACCTAACAGTTTGGAAGATATCTTGAGAAAAGGTTTTAGCACCGGTGTATCCTATATGTACTCCAGTTTATTCGAAGTATCCCAATGGTGTAACGCCGTCGACTTATTGGGAAAAAGGAAGAAGATCACTTTGATCTCTTGTTTCGGAGAACTAAGTGGCTCACGAGGAATGGAAAGAAATATATTCTATTTGATTTCGAAGTCCTCATATAGCACTTCTTCCAATCCTGGATGGGGGATCACTTGTAGGAATGACATAATGCTAATGCATGTTCTACACAGCCAAGGAATCGTAGTAAGATAGACAATAGGCTGAGAACGATTGGCTAGGTCGTTCGGAATCGATTCTTTCTCGATCAGAATAGTGGAATGGAGGGCACTACAAGAAAGATATACTTTTTTTTCAAATCGCCCGCGGTTCATAAAGTTTTCGAAATTctcttatcttttttttttttagtggGGAGGTTCGGAAGGGAGCGAgaccaagaagaagaagaggcaaGGGCAAGAAGATCAGAAGCTAATCTTGTCCGGGAAAGGCGTATTAGAAAGGATGTCCCCATAAGAGCGTACGCACCTTACTCGACTAGAAGAGGACCAATCCGAAGGGGTCCTAACAAGGTCGGGAGTTCTGTCCGTCTACTTTCTTAATATGGAACTGGGATTTGAGACTTTCACTTTCATGCTAGGAGTTGAAGATGGACTAAGCTGTTCCCCAAGAGCAGTCCAATCTTAACGCTTAACGTCAGTAGCTCCTCGAATTCCGAGGCCGACCCGTAACACCTTCTACTTACTATGAACTAGGATCAACTCATAACATAAACTCAAAGACGCCAGAAAAGCACATTTAACGCGATTCATCAGGTTGTTCAGAGGCTCAGGCTTTGGATTAAATCATAAATGCACCTCAACCGAAGGTACTGCAAAAAAGGAGTCTAGTTTCATCTTCGTGATTCCCTGACTGTAAGGCATCCCAAGGAGCGTGAAGGATTTGAAGCTGAGTAGCCCGATAGCAGGCAAATTGATTTGTTCAATTTGGCCCATCCATCTTTTTGCGATTTAAAttgaataagtaaaataaaagtaagTAAAATAAAAGGGCTATAACCTCTTCCTGCTCTTCCCAAGCAGCAAGAACAAGAGGGGATCTTGCCGATTCTGATTAACTTGCGAAAAACAGGGAAAACTAAATCACATCTTCCTCTTAATTAAGGGCTCGATAAGCATAAGCCTTTTAGTCCCACAGCTCCTTACAGAACACTTGCTACCGTGGCCTAAAACGCACCTTCGTAGAGGAACGTGCTActttataaaaagaaaagacCGGGGCAAAGGAGCCAAGACAGTAAGACTGTTGCTAGCACGACTTATGGCTTTTAAATCTCTTTCTTCATATATGATACCGTCCGCTTTTCTATCCGAAACTATAGAACAAAGAAAGATAGATATTTCCATGGTAGGAATAGGACAGTTGCACTAAGGAATAGAGCTAGGGATTTGATAAAGGTGATAGGACAGGGTTCCCTGCCTTAGTCTCAAATAGGGCGCAAGCTAAGGATATGTATACCTGGGTGAAACTTTTTTTATTGGGTTTATGAGTTGCTTAGGAGTTTGAGCTCTTACTTTTCGTAGTAGTAGTTGCTGGTCTAGTCTATTGGCGAAAGGAAGGTCACCGCTGCTTTTGCCTGATTGTCTGAAGTGAAGTAGCCTTCCCGCTTAGCTTTCATTTGACACTGAACCGCTGTTGCTGACTACCACCGGGATGTAACCGCTGCCCTCGGCCCTAACAGCTTATTTACCCCTTAGATGAAAAAGGTCGGACCTTATGCTATTCTATTCTTTTTTTCACGTCAGAAATTGCGGTCCGGGTAAAGCTCAACATACACCTTCGGGGGAAAAGAGTGAAAAGGTCTTATTGTATTGATTCCCGAAGTGAACTTACCGTGATTGCTTTAGGAGTTTAAGAATGTCGAGATGCAAATAGAGGGGGATTAGCGTTGAGAATTCGAGATTCCAATCCACGAAACAACTGCTGCTTATTCAGGTACTGGCTAATGCTCCTATCGAAGATTCTCGAAACTCTCAATCAACTATGGGACTCCTTTCTGGCAGGGGAGATTCCTTTGATAGTTGTGGAGCTCTGTGGCTGGGATGTCCAATCTCTCGATGACAAACGACTCTGTGCTCCGGTGTAATAGCATGTGTACTAGAGGGGCTGAGTATTCATTCCATAAGGGCGGGCTAGCGAGTCAGCCAAGCGATTGTAGATTCTCGGAACATGGATGAAGGTGATCCTCCTAAAGCGCTTGATCAGGTCAATGTCATGGTACGATATTGGGGCTCTTTGGTCTTCCATTCTCCCCCCTGACTCATCTCTCTCTATAAAAAAAGCCCTTTCCCCTTTTCATAATAATAAGGTAAGCACCCAGCTCTCTCGATCCAGAGCTACTGCTTCAACAATCAACTGAGCTCAGGAAGTCAGGTTAAGACGTCGACTTATACAGGGGAGATGAAAAAGAATTCCTGTCTTTAGAAGTCAATCCCACTAAACTACACTTGTACGCTTGACATGAAAAGTAGAGGCAAGCGGAGTCAAAGGCCGAGCCTCCACTAGCAAAGGGGGACAGCCATGCCAATCCAAGCAGAGCAAAAGTACGCCCACTCTACCTTTACTTTATCTTAGACTTCGTTCTTCAAGGAGACCCATGTGCATTTCCTCTGTTCTGTGCTCTTGAACTCTTGATTCCCTTGTGCCTTTAGTTTAAGTATAGGTCGTCGATTCAATCTATCTTGATGGGATTTTTCCTTCTGTTGAGTAGTATAGAAGGGATTTTTCTAGTAGGTAGCGACAAGAGGCTACATCAATAGCTGAAACTTTTTTTCGGGGGAGTCAGAAGTCTTATTTTTCCCAACCAAATAAGCACTTTTGCAAAGTTCACCTTCCCGCGGTCAAAACAAGACTTACAGATAACAATCAGACCTTACCAGGTACAGGGACCAGACTATAGAGCCtaatgaaaatgaaattcaaaAGAATTCGGGCTTGCTTTCTCAATTCACATCTATGAGCGATGATTCTTCTATTTCTTGCTCGCTTCGATCGGACTCTGACAGCTTAGGGAAGAATGATGGGTCGCTAACAAGGCTTCTAAATGACCGCTCAGAAAAGGCCTACCTATTTTTTTCCCAATCTGTCACTTGCTCGTCCCTCTCTCATGAAAATGCTCTCTCCTCTCTGGCTTTCGCAGTCGCTTCTGTTATGGCCCGCCGATGACTTTGTTTTCAGTTCTTCTTAGGAATGCGATTGATCATTACATTAGGTTTCCGCACCCTTTCGGATATGGCCTGGAATGAAAATCGTTAGTTCTCAAAATCTTGAGagccaaaaaaaagaaaaagaaagcccCGGCTTAACGTGCAAAAGAACGCATTAGAGAAGCCTTTGGCAAAGGAATTGGAACAGGAAGGAAGAAGCTTGAACTAAGCTTTCAACCCGCTAAGACGATCTGTCAACATTGATAGTAACACCCCTGGGCAATAACATCTTTGTTTCACGTATTACCAGAGTCATCCTCTAGGTCTCTCGAGCCTTCTTTGTCATGCTTAGCTCTCAGAATTGGAAGAGAACACAAAACTATCGTTGGTACTTATAACTTCTTTCTATTGAAGGAACTTAGCCTCTGAACGAAGATTTGAAATAGTATAGCTCTCCCTCATCTTTTTTCTACCTTTAGGGTTGGCTCGAACTTCCGAGTAGGATTCACAACAACTAATAAAGAACTAAGGGGGAATAACTCTTAGCTTTGAGAATAGCTTGACGCCTTATCATTTTTAGCGGGATTGACAGACCAACTTGCTTTGAGAAAGTACTAGCTAGCCCTCCTTGGGACATCTGTACTAGCTGTCATCCTTACCTGGGATGGTATGGAAAAGGAAGCATAAAGAACCCTCTTTCGAAAAAGAGAGTCTCAATACGATGGTGAGACAGCTATTTATAGACAAGTCAGAAGATTGAATGTTGAATGGCACGGGATCATTGGTTGATACTTCTTTGTACAGTGGAATTACGT
Coding sequences within:
- the LOC121789521 gene encoding LOW QUALITY PROTEIN: putative ATP synthase protein YMF19 (The sequence of the model RefSeq protein was modified relative to this genomic sequence to represent the inferred CDS: inserted 1 base in 1 codon; deleted 1 base in 1 codon) — translated: MPQLDKFTYFTQFFWLCLFLFTFYIKICNDGDGVLGISRILKLRNQLLSQRGKKIXEQGPNSLEDILRKGFSTGVSYMYSSLFEVSQWCNAVDLLGKRKKITLISCFGELSGSRGMERNIFYLISKSSYSTSSNPGWGITCRNDIMLMHVLHSQGIVVR